One genomic segment of [Phormidium] sp. ETS-05 includes these proteins:
- a CDS encoding glycosyltransferase: MNARNRVSLGDLISKLGFAATRFLVSPDFKDIFMAKSPVCIITGMHRSGSSLVASFLQALGVNLGSQLIPPDGFNVKGYFEDAEFLQLQRTILHDVCSGDEPGWHDWGWTINEGWDKSKLARWVPAAQELLVARQNQGIPWGWKDPRTCLLLDFWRELLGNEARFLLVYRFPWDVADSILRLNSDVFSQDRDWLLKIWAFYNQQLLDFYRRYPHDCILVNVNAFVKHQDKLLEIIESKWQWQLLAGEQRQMLTKGIFEQRFFRSLDAHHPLVRLLAKLAPQYVDLLRQLDELADLPSGFVPSSDAGEPEGLLWQLYGEILTINREINPKFIAVEDNFGRETGFLQVEDGGEIPVSVIIPCYNQGEFILDAIASVEDCWDDVGELIIVDDGSTERLTKDILEYLNSCGYRVIFQSNQGLAKARNVGIEIARGRYILPLDADNKIKPDYIRKGIEILDNYPQVGVVYGNGEFFGERQGVWEVPDFDLERLLRGNYIDACAVFRKQVWADCGGYDGEIPEQLGFEDWDLWLGAAAKGWEFYRIPEVMFSYRVRSGSMVSTCRIPAKRFQLVSYICAKHRDLYMADNRFARTIAHLMAQ; the protein is encoded by the coding sequence TTGAACGCCAGAAACCGGGTTTCTTTGGGAGACCTCATATCTAAACTGGGATTCGCCGCAACCCGGTTTCTGGTTTCACCAGATTTCAAGGATATTTTTATGGCTAAATCTCCGGTTTGTATCATTACAGGGATGCACCGATCGGGCAGTTCTTTAGTAGCTTCATTCCTCCAAGCCCTTGGAGTAAATTTAGGTTCCCAGTTAATACCACCAGACGGGTTTAATGTCAAGGGATATTTTGAAGATGCGGAGTTTTTGCAGCTACAGCGGACAATATTGCATGATGTTTGTTCCGGGGATGAGCCGGGATGGCATGATTGGGGTTGGACGATAAATGAAGGTTGGGATAAAAGTAAATTGGCTCGCTGGGTGCCAGCGGCTCAGGAGTTGCTAGTGGCTCGCCAAAACCAGGGTATCCCGTGGGGTTGGAAAGACCCCCGCACCTGTCTGCTGCTGGATTTTTGGCGGGAGCTGCTCGGTAATGAAGCGCGGTTTTTGCTGGTTTATCGCTTTCCTTGGGATGTGGCGGATTCGATTTTGCGCCTGAATAGTGATGTGTTTTCTCAGGATCGGGATTGGCTGCTGAAAATTTGGGCTTTTTATAACCAGCAGCTCCTGGATTTTTACCGTCGTTACCCCCACGATTGTATTTTAGTTAATGTTAATGCTTTTGTCAAGCATCAAGATAAGCTGTTGGAGATTATTGAGTCAAAATGGCAATGGCAGTTGCTGGCAGGAGAACAGCGGCAAATGCTGACCAAGGGGATTTTTGAGCAGCGGTTTTTCCGCTCTTTAGATGCTCATCATCCTTTGGTGAGATTGTTGGCTAAATTGGCTCCTCAATATGTAGATTTACTTAGACAATTGGATGAGCTGGCGGATTTACCCAGTGGTTTTGTGCCCAGTTCAGATGCAGGGGAGCCAGAGGGGTTGCTGTGGCAGCTTTATGGAGAAATTTTGACCATAAACCGGGAGATTAACCCGAAATTTATCGCAGTTGAAGATAATTTTGGGCGAGAAACTGGGTTTCTGCAAGTGGAAGATGGTGGGGAAATACCGGTTTCCGTGATTATTCCTTGTTATAACCAGGGTGAGTTTATTCTGGATGCGATCGCTAGTGTGGAGGATTGCTGGGATGATGTTGGGGAATTGATTATTGTGGATGATGGTTCGACGGAGCGTTTAACTAAGGATATATTAGAGTATTTAAATAGTTGCGGTTATCGCGTAATTTTCCAAAGTAATCAAGGTTTGGCGAAGGCGCGGAATGTGGGAATTGAAATCGCACGGGGGCGGTATATTTTACCTCTGGATGCGGATAATAAGATTAAGCCGGATTATATCAGAAAGGGTATTGAGATTTTGGATAATTATCCCCAAGTGGGGGTGGTGTATGGCAATGGGGAGTTTTTTGGGGAAAGGCAGGGAGTTTGGGAGGTGCCGGATTTTGATTTGGAGCGGTTGTTGCGGGGGAATTATATTGATGCTTGCGCGGTTTTTCGCAAGCAGGTTTGGGCTGATTGTGGGGGTTATGATGGAGAAATTCCAGAGCAGTTGGGGTTTGAGGATTGGGATTTATGGTTGGGAGCGGCGGCTAAGGGTTGGGAGTTTTATCGGATACCGGAGGTGATGTTTAGTTATCGGGTTCGATCGGGCTCGATGGTGAGTACCTGTCGCATCCCTGCTAAGCGTTTTCAGTTGGTTAGTTATATTTGTGCTAAGCATCGGGACCTATATATGGCGGATAACCGGTTTGCGCGGACGATCGCCCATTTGATGGCGCAGTGA
- a CDS encoding calcium-binding protein has product MGSAQQVNQQLNTNPATPDDSFAPSGDYTSRNTSFDDWNLTNITIGQAVTVELLSLNAIDPYLQVFKVLGTGQGELVAANDDVTLGSNINSVVTFTPEAGINNYIIRASSFADQNLTYDLRVTNAATANPTLTHNSTFTTGNPGLGDTEPATFSFPGPLPPLEAQTPNTLPDGPLEANARDPNTDAAVGVQFYNLTDNADNISLIGIPQSVGLSIRALNGNDNITGTSARDIVNGNKGQDTLDGAPGNDFLRGGRDSDSILGGNDDDIVNGNNGVDTINGGVGNDVVRGGKDNDFLVGDVGDDFLVGDFGADSLTGGAGADVFVLRNDDNPDEGLTHTSADLAEVDMIGDFTIVDNDKIGLNGGLTFANLVFEPVLVTVNGTAIDSTAIKIAGGDLCLGIVQGLAPDDLKDSSLFVDVSSDSRLALG; this is encoded by the coding sequence ATGGGATCTGCACAGCAAGTAAACCAACAACTGAACACCAATCCTGCTACTCCTGACGATAGTTTCGCCCCATCAGGAGATTATACCAGCAGAAACACATCTTTCGACGATTGGAATTTAACCAATATTACCATCGGCCAAGCTGTCACCGTAGAACTGCTATCCCTAAATGCCATAGATCCATACTTGCAGGTATTCAAAGTATTGGGAACCGGGCAAGGAGAATTGGTGGCTGCAAACGATGACGTAACTCTAGGCAGTAACATCAATTCCGTAGTCACTTTTACCCCGGAAGCTGGCATCAATAATTACATTATCCGGGCGAGCAGTTTTGCTGACCAAAACTTAACTTACGATTTGCGCGTCACCAACGCCGCCACTGCTAATCCCACCCTGACGCACAACAGCACTTTTACGACGGGAAATCCTGGTTTGGGAGACACGGAGCCAGCTACTTTCAGCTTTCCCGGACCGCTTCCCCCCTTGGAGGCTCAAACTCCCAATACTCTGCCCGATGGCCCCCTCGAGGCGAACGCTCGCGACCCCAACACTGATGCAGCGGTGGGGGTGCAATTTTATAACCTCACGGATAATGCGGATAATATTTCCCTCATCGGTATTCCCCAGAGTGTTGGTCTTTCGATTCGCGCTTTGAACGGCAATGATAACATTACCGGTACTTCGGCGCGGGATATAGTCAATGGCAATAAAGGTCAGGATACCTTAGATGGTGCCCCTGGTAACGATTTCCTCCGGGGGGGCAGAGATTCTGACAGTATTCTCGGCGGCAATGATGATGATATCGTTAATGGTAATAACGGTGTCGATACTATTAATGGCGGCGTGGGCAATGATGTGGTGCGCGGCGGCAAAGATAATGACTTTTTGGTGGGGGATGTGGGAGATGATTTCTTGGTGGGGGATTTTGGTGCGGACAGTTTGACTGGGGGGGCTGGTGCGGATGTGTTCGTGTTGCGCAATGATGATAATCCCGATGAGGGTTTGACCCATACATCGGCTGATTTGGCGGAGGTTGACATGATCGGCGATTTTACGATCGTCGATAATGATAAAATCGGACTCAATGGCGGACTGACTTTTGCCAACCTGGTTTTTGAGCCGGTGTTGGTGACAGTAAATGGTACTGCTATTGACAGCACGGCGATTAAAATTGCTGGCGGTGACTTGTGCTTGGGTATTGTCCAGGGTTTGGCGCCTGATGATTTGAAAGATAGCAGTCTGTTCGTGGATGTGAGCAGCGATTCCCGCTTAGCTTTAGGTTGA
- a CDS encoding type IV pilus biogenesis/stability protein PilW, whose amino-acid sequence MNHGFIPFGFALLVEVAHKYEEILKLAPDASDAWRGLGMVYYRQERWDWICKNSASSKYPLTLNPSGGINWEPKFTPRACRNDY is encoded by the coding sequence GTGAACCACGGTTTTATACCATTCGGGTTTGCTTTGCTGGTAGAAGTGGCGCATAAATATGAAGAAATTTTAAAATTAGCGCCGGATGCTAGTGATGCTTGGCGGGGGTTGGGTATGGTATATTACCGCCAAGAGCGATGGGACTGGATCTGCAAAAACTCCGCATCTTCAAAATATCCCTTGACATTAAACCCGTCTGGTGGTATTAACTGGGAGCCTAAATTTACTCCAAGGGCTTGCAGGAATGACTACTAA
- a CDS encoding CHAT domain-containing protein: MKKTLPLSLLISCISTISGNSPTFAATPNIAEIGAKEQQAQTLYEQGQYQQTINILQQLTADYQSNGNIAGHATALRNLSLAYQSLGQLETAANAISQSLELLQQLPNNSEKTRLLALARESQGQLQLTTGQPENALETWKQAAINYQQIGDTTGIARSHLNQAQAMQSLGLYRLAIKTLTDLTNSLKDQPDTLVKAKALQSLGDAYRAVGNLTESEKVLQSAISVAERLQISEVLASTYLSTGNTKRLQKSFTSALDFYQRAAVATSHGSIAHPTTVEALLNQLSLLADLDKLATNRQIEATDIEAIKAKISSGELTTQIQAQLQQLPPSRATIYARINLAKHIIELSQSQGENQTNFSPIATAAAQQLATAIQQAQTIGDKRAEAYATGSLGGLYEQMQQWQEARQLTSTALIQAQALGAPDIAYQWQWQLGRILKVQGKRQDAIIAYSQAVETLQSLRSDLVAISSDVQFSFRESVEPIYRELVSLLLQPGAEISQKELKQARSAIELLQLAELDNFFRDACLNAKPAQIDQVDKNAAVFYPIILQERLAVIAALPGQPLRHYTTDLSKQEIDNTLKEMRDAIIVPRLQFSVKNFTKPAQKVYDWLIRPIETELAASGVQTLVFVPDGGFRNIPLIALYDGKEYLAQKYSVALTPGLQLLDPKPLAREQLQILAAGLTEARQDFSPLPGVEAELQRIQAQAPTNILLNADFTNASFKAAVNSYPFPVVHLATHGEFSSYAEDTFVLTWDSRINANELDSLLRSDNRQTKPIELLVLSACKTASGDDRAALGLAGVAVRAGARSTVASLWYVSDAATSLLMTKFYEELANTQITKAEALRRAQAALLQEPEFAHPYFWSAFVLVGNWL; this comes from the coding sequence ATGAAAAAAACATTACCTTTAAGTTTATTAATTTCCTGCATCAGCACCATTTCGGGAAACAGCCCAACCTTCGCTGCCACCCCCAACATCGCCGAAATAGGGGCAAAAGAACAACAAGCCCAAACATTATATGAACAAGGACAATATCAACAAACCATCAACATCCTGCAACAATTAACCGCCGATTACCAGAGTAACGGTAACATCGCCGGACACGCAACCGCCCTGCGCAACCTCTCCCTCGCCTACCAATCATTAGGGCAACTAGAAACCGCCGCAAACGCCATTAGCCAAAGTTTAGAACTCCTGCAACAACTACCCAACAATAGCGAAAAAACCCGCTTGCTCGCACTAGCCAGAGAAAGCCAAGGACAACTACAACTAACCACAGGACAGCCAGAAAATGCCCTAGAAACCTGGAAACAAGCTGCCATCAACTATCAACAAATTGGCGACACCACCGGCATAGCCCGCAGTCATCTCAACCAAGCCCAAGCCATGCAGTCACTAGGTTTGTATCGGCTAGCCATTAAAACCCTCACCGACCTTACCAACAGCTTAAAAGACCAACCCGATACCCTGGTTAAAGCCAAAGCCCTCCAAAGCCTAGGAGATGCCTACCGCGCCGTCGGCAATTTGACCGAATCAGAAAAAGTGTTGCAGTCAGCTATCAGCGTAGCCGAAAGACTGCAAATATCAGAAGTTCTTGCATCCACCTACCTCAGCACTGGCAACACCAAAAGATTGCAAAAAAGCTTTACTAGCGCCCTTGATTTTTATCAACGTGCCGCTGTCGCAACCAGTCACGGTAGCATCGCCCACCCCACAACCGTAGAAGCCCTCCTCAATCAGCTTAGTCTATTGGCAGACTTAGATAAACTAGCTACCAACCGGCAAATAGAAGCCACAGATATAGAAGCAATAAAAGCCAAGATATCATCGGGCGAATTAACCACCCAAATCCAAGCTCAACTACAGCAATTGCCCCCCAGTCGTGCCACCATTTACGCCCGCATAAACTTGGCCAAACATATCATAGAATTAAGCCAAAGTCAAGGAGAAAATCAAACTAATTTTTCCCCCATTGCGACCGCAGCCGCCCAACAGCTCGCCACCGCCATTCAACAAGCCCAAACTATTGGCGACAAACGCGCCGAAGCATACGCCACAGGTAGTTTAGGTGGACTTTATGAACAGATGCAGCAGTGGCAGGAAGCCCGCCAGCTCACCTCCACAGCCTTAATTCAGGCGCAAGCCTTGGGCGCTCCCGATATTGCCTACCAGTGGCAATGGCAATTAGGCAGAATCCTCAAAGTGCAAGGGAAAAGACAAGATGCCATCATCGCTTACAGCCAAGCCGTAGAAACCCTGCAATCTCTACGTAGTGACTTAGTAGCCATCAGCTCCGACGTGCAATTTTCTTTCCGGGAAAGCGTCGAACCCATATATCGAGAACTCGTCAGCCTCTTGCTGCAACCAGGAGCCGAAATCAGCCAAAAAGAACTCAAACAAGCTCGCAGCGCCATTGAATTACTCCAACTAGCCGAACTCGATAACTTTTTTCGGGACGCTTGCTTGAATGCCAAACCAGCCCAAATCGACCAAGTAGATAAAAATGCCGCCGTTTTCTATCCCATTATTCTGCAAGAACGCCTCGCGGTTATCGCCGCACTCCCCGGCCAACCCCTGCGCCACTACACCACAGACTTATCCAAACAAGAAATCGACAACACCCTCAAAGAAATGCGGGACGCCATCATCGTTCCCCGACTACAATTTTCCGTGAAAAACTTTACCAAACCCGCCCAAAAAGTCTATGATTGGTTAATTCGACCCATAGAAACCGAACTGGCCGCCAGCGGCGTCCAAACCCTCGTTTTCGTACCCGATGGTGGCTTCCGCAACATCCCCCTCATTGCCCTTTATGATGGCAAAGAATATTTAGCCCAAAAATACAGCGTCGCCCTCACACCAGGACTACAACTCCTCGACCCCAAACCCCTCGCCCGGGAACAACTACAAATTCTCGCTGCCGGACTTACCGAAGCCCGTCAAGACTTCTCACCCCTTCCCGGCGTTGAGGCAGAACTACAGCGCATCCAAGCTCAAGCCCCCACCAACATCCTACTCAACGCCGATTTTACTAATGCCAGCTTTAAAGCTGCTGTCAATTCTTATCCTTTCCCCGTAGTTCACCTCGCCACCCACGGCGAGTTCAGCTCCTACGCCGAAGATACATTCGTTCTCACCTGGGATAGCCGAATTAATGCCAACGAACTCGACAGCCTCCTACGCAGCGACAACCGCCAGACAAAACCGATCGAGCTACTCGTCCTCAGCGCCTGCAAAACTGCCAGCGGCGATGACAGAGCCGCCCTCGGTTTAGCCGGAGTCGCCGTCCGCGCCGGAGCGCGCAGTACCGTCGCCTCCCTCTGGTACGTCAGCGACGCCGCCACCTCCCTACTGATGACTAAATTCTATGAAGAATTAGCCAACACTCAAATCACCAAAGCCGAAGCCCTCCGCCGCGCCCAAGCTGCATTATTACAAGAACCAGAATTTGCCCATCCTTATTTTTGGTCAGCCTTCGTTCTGGTGGGTAATTGGCTGTAA
- a CDS encoding cysteine synthase A, with translation MDIKNGFIGTVGNTPLIRLNSFSDETGCEILGKAEFLNPGGSVKDRAALYIIEDAERQGLLKPGGTVVEGTAGNTGIGLAHICNAKGYKCKIVIPDTQSQEKIDALKTLGAEVMTVPAVPYRDPNNYVKLSGRLAAEMENAIWANQFDNLANRQAHYETTGPEIWAQTDGKIDAWVAATGTGGTYAGAAMFFKDQNPQIKCVVADPRGSGLYSYVKTGEIKIEGNSITEGIGNSRITANMAGAPIDDAILVDDQEALRVIYQLLKKDGLFMGGSVGINVGAAVALAKQMGPGHTIVTVLCDGGARYQSRLFNPEWLATKGLVGK, from the coding sequence GTGGATATTAAAAACGGCTTTATAGGCACTGTAGGCAATACACCCCTGATCCGGTTAAACAGCTTCAGCGACGAAACCGGCTGCGAAATTCTCGGCAAAGCTGAATTTCTCAACCCCGGCGGCTCAGTCAAAGATAGAGCCGCACTGTACATCATCGAAGATGCGGAACGCCAAGGTTTACTCAAACCTGGGGGTACAGTGGTAGAGGGAACAGCGGGCAATACCGGTATCGGTTTGGCCCATATTTGCAACGCCAAAGGCTATAAGTGCAAAATCGTCATTCCTGACACCCAGTCCCAAGAAAAAATCGACGCCTTGAAAACCCTAGGAGCGGAAGTGATGACCGTTCCCGCTGTCCCCTACCGCGACCCTAACAACTATGTGAAATTATCGGGGCGGCTGGCGGCGGAAATGGAAAACGCGATTTGGGCGAATCAATTCGACAATTTAGCCAACCGTCAGGCACATTATGAAACCACCGGCCCGGAAATTTGGGCGCAAACTGATGGTAAAATAGATGCCTGGGTAGCAGCAACGGGCACCGGCGGCACCTACGCCGGGGCGGCGATGTTTTTTAAAGACCAGAATCCCCAAATTAAATGCGTGGTGGCTGACCCAAGGGGCAGCGGTCTTTACAGTTATGTGAAAACCGGAGAAATCAAAATTGAGGGCAACTCGATTACCGAAGGTATCGGCAATAGCCGCATCACTGCGAATATGGCAGGTGCCCCGATTGATGATGCTATCTTGGTAGATGACCAAGAAGCGCTGCGGGTGATTTACCAGCTACTGAAAAAAGACGGTTTGTTTATGGGCGGTTCCGTGGGCATAAATGTGGGTGCTGCTGTCGCCTTGGCGAAGCAAATGGGGCCGGGTCATACCATTGTAACGGTGTTGTGCGATGGTGGGGCAAGGTATCAATCCCGTTTGTTTAATCCAGAATGGTTGGCTACTAAAGGTTTGGTGGGCAAGTAG
- a CDS encoding peroxiredoxin translates to MALRLGDIVPNFTQGSSHGEINFYDWAGDSWVVLFSHPADFTPVCTTELGEVARLKGEFDKRNVKPIALSVDSVESHKGWIPDIEEVGNVSLNYPILADGDRKVSDLYDMIHPNSLESLTVRTVFVIDPNKKLRLTITYPASTGRNFQEILRVIDSLQLTDNYSVATPVNWTDGDDCVIVPSLKDPEVLKEKFPKGYTAVKPYLRMTPQPNK, encoded by the coding sequence ATGGCTCTGAGATTAGGCGATATCGTACCGAATTTTACGCAAGGGTCCTCCCACGGGGAGATCAATTTCTATGACTGGGCGGGGGATAGCTGGGTGGTTTTGTTTTCCCACCCCGCCGACTTTACGCCGGTTTGCACCACGGAACTGGGAGAGGTAGCGCGGCTGAAAGGAGAATTTGACAAACGCAATGTAAAGCCGATCGCCCTGAGTGTGGATAGTGTGGAATCTCACAAAGGCTGGATACCGGACATTGAAGAAGTGGGTAATGTGAGCCTCAACTACCCAATTCTCGCCGATGGCGATCGGAAAGTGTCGGACCTCTACGATATGATCCACCCCAATTCCCTGGAAAGCCTGACGGTGAGGACCGTATTTGTGATCGACCCCAACAAAAAACTGCGCCTGACCATCACCTACCCCGCCAGTACCGGGCGGAATTTCCAAGAAATTCTGCGAGTAATTGACTCGTTGCAGCTCACCGATAACTACAGCGTCGCTACCCCCGTAAACTGGACAGATGGGGATGATTGCGTCATAGTCCCTTCCCTGAAAGACCCGGAAGTGCTGAAAGAAAAATTCCCCAAAGGCTACACTGCGGTCAAACCTTATCTGCGGATGACCCCGCAACCGAATAAATAA
- the thiC gene encoding phosphomethylpyrimidine synthase, with the protein MRAEWVAKRRGQSNVTQMHYARQGVITEEMHYVAARENLPPDLIREEVARGRMIIPANINHINLEPMCIGIASTCKVNANIGASPNSSNIEEELQKLRTSVKYGADTVMDLSTGGGNLDEIRTAVINASPVPIGTVPIYQALESVYGRMENLTADDFLHVIEKHAQQGVDYMTIHAGILIQYLPLVKNRITGIVSRGGGIIAKWMLHHHKQNPLYTHFQDIIEIFKKYDVSFSLGDSLRPGCTHDASDDAQLSELKTLGELTRQAWEHNVQVMVEGPGHVPMDQIEFNVKKQMEECSEAPFYVLGPLVTDIAPGYDHITSAIGAAMAGWYGTAMLCYVTPKEHLGLPNEEDVRNGLIAYKIAAHAADIARHRPGARDRDDELSHARYNFDWNRQFELALDPDRAREYHDETLPADIYKTAEFCSMCGPKFCPMQTKVDAEALVELEKFLAKEPVPQS; encoded by the coding sequence ATGCGAGCAGAATGGGTTGCTAAGCGGCGAGGGCAGAGTAATGTTACTCAAATGCACTACGCCCGTCAGGGTGTAATTACCGAAGAAATGCACTATGTGGCGGCGCGGGAAAACCTGCCGCCAGACTTAATTCGCGAGGAAGTAGCGCGGGGACGGATGATTATCCCCGCCAACATCAACCACATAAATTTAGAGCCGATGTGCATTGGTATTGCTTCCACGTGCAAAGTCAACGCCAACATCGGCGCTTCTCCCAACTCCTCAAATATCGAAGAGGAATTGCAGAAACTGCGGACTTCCGTTAAATATGGTGCCGATACAGTGATGGACCTATCCACTGGCGGCGGCAATTTAGACGAAATTCGCACCGCCGTAATCAACGCTTCTCCCGTTCCCATTGGCACAGTGCCCATCTATCAAGCACTAGAGAGCGTTTATGGACGGATGGAGAACCTCACTGCAGACGACTTTCTGCACGTGATTGAAAAACACGCCCAGCAAGGTGTGGATTATATGACAATCCACGCCGGGATTTTAATTCAGTACCTGCCTTTGGTGAAAAACCGCATCACCGGTATTGTGTCTCGCGGTGGCGGTATCATTGCCAAATGGATGCTGCACCACCATAAGCAAAATCCCCTATATACCCATTTCCAAGACATCATAGAAATCTTTAAAAAGTATGATGTCTCTTTTAGTTTAGGGGATTCCCTGCGTCCCGGCTGCACCCACGACGCCTCCGATGATGCTCAGTTGTCAGAACTGAAAACCCTCGGGGAGCTTACCCGCCAAGCCTGGGAACATAACGTGCAGGTGATGGTGGAAGGTCCCGGACACGTGCCGATGGACCAAATCGAGTTTAACGTCAAAAAGCAGATGGAAGAATGCTCCGAGGCGCCTTTCTACGTCCTCGGTCCCCTGGTGACGGATATTGCTCCGGGTTATGACCATATTACTTCTGCCATTGGCGCGGCGATGGCTGGGTGGTATGGGACGGCGATGCTCTGCTATGTGACGCCGAAAGAGCATTTGGGCTTACCCAATGAGGAAGATGTGCGCAATGGTTTGATTGCGTATAAGATTGCTGCCCATGCGGCGGATATTGCGCGTCATCGTCCGGGTGCGCGCGATCGGGACGACGAACTCTCCCACGCCCGGTATAATTTCGACTGGAACCGCCAGTTTGAACTAGCTCTCGACCCCGATCGGGCGCGGGAATACCACGACGAAACCCTCCCCGCCGACATCTACAAAACCGCCGAATTCTGCTCCATGTGCGGCCCCAAATTCTGCCCCATGCAGACCAAAGTAGATGCGGAAGCCCTCGTCGAACTGGAAAAATTCCTCGCCAAAGAACCAGTTCCCCAAAGTTAA
- a CDS encoding FAD-dependent oxidoreductase, protein MQIFNSNGSQRRQFLQLALLAAATAISHSCSSNHSMAKLTDKNILIIGAGIAGIAAARKLTKNGFNVKILEGRNRIGGRINTNRSLGLAVDLGAAWIHGSTDNPITTIATEFKLNINQTDYENIQVYNSEGKSLSESALDDAYDLYDTIIEEVENLADRLDADISLGEGWRRAIRQQKISPKLEKILKWYMSFELELDNGTDLDNLSLWYVDDDEAFDGEDYIFPNGYDQIIEGLAKGLEIELSQKVTEVIWSDSGVEVKTATGNQYTADAALLTLPLGVLKSNQVKFSPNLPLGKRHAIENLSMGVYNKVVLKFPEIFWPAQRDFLGYVSDKQPDFGLFLNLSRHGGEPVLVALTAGSFAKSLESLSDEELQAKVMEVLRRLYGTNIPEPIQMLRTSWSQDPFSFGSYSYIPVGATMEDRETLAAPVGKRLFFAGEATSTQYPATVHGALLSGLRGAKEIKRRFKS, encoded by the coding sequence ATGCAAATTTTCAATAGTAACGGCTCCCAAAGGAGGCAGTTTCTACAACTAGCTTTACTGGCCGCCGCCACCGCCATTTCTCACTCATGCTCCTCCAATCATAGTATGGCCAAATTGACAGACAAGAATATTCTCATTATCGGCGCCGGTATTGCAGGCATTGCCGCCGCAAGAAAATTAACCAAAAATGGGTTTAATGTGAAAATATTAGAAGGAAGAAACCGCATTGGTGGCCGCATAAATACCAATCGAAGCCTAGGGTTAGCCGTAGATTTAGGAGCCGCTTGGATTCATGGCAGCACAGATAATCCCATCACCACCATAGCCACGGAGTTTAAACTTAACATCAACCAAACAGATTATGAAAATATTCAAGTTTATAACAGTGAGGGAAAATCCTTGTCAGAGTCAGCTTTAGATGATGCCTATGACCTATATGATACCATAATAGAAGAAGTAGAAAACTTAGCCGATCGACTAGATGCAGACATATCTTTGGGGGAAGGGTGGCGTCGGGCAATCCGCCAGCAAAAAATATCCCCAAAACTTGAAAAAATTCTCAAATGGTATATGAGTTTTGAGTTGGAGTTGGATAACGGCACCGACTTAGATAATCTTTCCCTGTGGTATGTAGATGATGATGAGGCTTTTGATGGAGAAGACTACATTTTTCCCAACGGTTACGACCAAATTATAGAAGGATTGGCCAAAGGATTAGAAATTGAGTTATCCCAAAAAGTAACAGAAGTCATCTGGAGTGACAGCGGCGTAGAGGTGAAAACCGCCACAGGGAACCAATATACAGCCGATGCAGCCTTACTCACATTACCCCTAGGCGTCTTAAAATCTAATCAGGTGAAGTTTTCGCCCAACCTCCCCCTAGGAAAACGCCATGCTATTGAAAATTTGAGTATGGGCGTATATAATAAGGTGGTCTTGAAATTCCCCGAAATCTTCTGGCCTGCCCAGCGGGATTTTTTAGGTTATGTGAGCGATAAACAACCTGATTTTGGGTTATTTCTCAACCTCAGTCGCCACGGAGGAGAGCCGGTGCTGGTAGCATTGACGGCGGGGAGTTTTGCCAAATCTTTGGAAAGTTTATCCGATGAAGAATTGCAAGCCAAAGTGATGGAAGTGCTGCGGCGGTTGTACGGGACAAATATCCCGGAACCAATCCAAATGCTGAGAACTAGCTGGAGTCAAGACCCGTTTTCCTTCGGTTCCTATTCTTATATTCCCGTAGGCGCCACAATGGAAGACCGGGAAACCCTCGCCGCACCGGTGGGCAAACGGTTATTTTTTGCTGGAGAAGCCACCTCAACCCAATATCCGGCTACAGTTCACGGCGCTTTGCTATCGGGTCTGCGGGGGGCGAAAGAAATCAAGCGGCGGTTTAAATCTTAG